The following are from one region of the Acomys russatus chromosome 32, mAcoRus1.1, whole genome shotgun sequence genome:
- the LOC127183982 gene encoding 60S ribosomal protein L26-like, giving the protein MKFNPFVTSDRSKNRKRHFNAPSHIRRKIMSSPLSKELRQKYNVRSMPIQKDDDEVQVVRGHYKGQQIGKVVQVYRKKYVIYIERVQREKANGTTVHVGIHPSKVVITRLKLDKDRKKILERKAKSRQVGKEKGKYKEETIEKMQE; this is encoded by the coding sequence ATGAAGTTCAACCCTTTCGTGACTTCTGACCGGAGCAAGAACCGCAAACGCCATTTCAATGCCCCCTCTCACATTCGGAGGAAGATCATGTCTTCCCCCCTTTccaaggagctgaggcagaagtacAACGTGCGGTCCATGCCCATCCAGAAGGACGACGACGAGGTGCAGGTTGTCCGAGGACACTACAAAGGCCAGCAGATTGGCAAAGTGGTCCAGGTATACAGGAAAAAATACGTCATCTACATTGAACGAGTGCAGCGAGAAAAGGCTAACGGCACAACTGTCCACGTGGGCATCCACCCCAGCAAGGTGGTCATCACCAGGCTAAAGCTGGACAAAGACCGGAAGAAGATcctggaaaggaaagccaagtcccgacaagtaggaaaggagaagggcaaaTACAAGGAAGAAACGATCGAGAAGATGCAGGAGTAG